The following are encoded together in the Scytonema millei VB511283 genome:
- a CDS encoding chemotaxis protein CheW translates to MASALVRSKIQGTGQIAQEAATSIKIVMFQMGEFNLALHINSIVKVLPQTVVYGSGQHGVGLIHLSDREVTVVDLQRRLFQSSGNLDPAKRGYLMLVQDRQRELYAIPVAQVPTLMDVPLSCVRVLPESYRNADIFGFATHVAVIPATEPPLTIFMLDVDQLLLVRNVEIV, encoded by the coding sequence ATGGCAAGCGCTCTAGTTAGATCGAAAATTCAAGGTACAGGACAGATTGCTCAAGAAGCAGCTACGTCCATCAAAATTGTGATGTTTCAAATGGGCGAATTTAACTTAGCTTTGCATATTAATAGCATTGTAAAAGTACTACCACAGACAGTAGTTTATGGTAGCGGGCAACATGGAGTCGGATTGATTCATTTGAGCGATCGCGAGGTCACGGTGGTCGATCTCCAGCGGCGACTATTTCAGTCTAGCGGCAATCTCGATCCGGCAAAGCGGGGTTATTTGATGCTCGTCCAAGACAGACAAAGAGAACTTTATGCCATTCCCGTCGCTCAAGTTCCTACTTTGATGGACGTACCCTTGTCTTGCGTGCGCGTTTTGCCAGAGTCTTACCGCAATGCCGATATATTCGGCTTTGCAACTCACGTAGCCGTGATTCCGGCAACAGAACCACCGCTGACAATATTTATGTTAGACGTGGATCAACTGCTATTAGTTAGGAATGTAGAAATTGTCTAG
- a CDS encoding potassium channel family protein, protein MYSTPEKKYRRIQKELLAGAIALVGVLLLGTLWYRFVEGWSWEDAAYMTVITLATVGYGETRPLGDRGRLFTIGLILMGVITIGYIVNRFTEAVIQGYFQEGIRLRQQRRLMESLSGHYILCGFGRTGQQIALEFQAEGANFVTVDLDDASVEKARQLGYVAIQGDATLDDTLLQLRIDRAICLVAALPSDAENLYTVLSAKTLNPQIRAIARASTREALQKLQRAGADAVVSPYITGGKRMAAAALRPQVLDFVDGILTGADRELYMEEFRLDPVVCPCIGQTLREAKLRSQTGALILAIRRVDGTLIGGPTADTTLMAGDLLICMGTAEQLRQLNQILGPIRPQQLPRPPKH, encoded by the coding sequence TTGTACTCAACCCCAGAGAAAAAATATCGTCGAATTCAAAAAGAGCTACTAGCAGGGGCGATCGCGCTTGTAGGTGTCTTGCTATTGGGGACTCTATGGTATCGCTTTGTAGAAGGTTGGTCGTGGGAAGATGCGGCTTACATGACTGTGATTACCTTGGCTACAGTCGGTTATGGTGAAACGCGACCGTTAGGCGATCGCGGACGATTATTTACCATCGGTCTAATTTTAATGGGAGTGATTACGATCGGTTATATCGTCAATCGCTTTACAGAAGCTGTAATTCAAGGGTACTTTCAAGAAGGAATTCGACTGAGGCAACAGCGGCGGTTAATGGAATCGCTCTCTGGACACTACATCTTATGTGGATTTGGGCGCACGGGACAGCAAATTGCCCTGGAATTTCAAGCTGAAGGGGCTAATTTTGTCACGGTTGACTTAGATGATGCTTCGGTGGAAAAAGCACGGCAGCTCGGTTATGTAGCAATCCAGGGTGATGCGACATTAGACGATACTCTGCTGCAACTGCGAATAGATCGAGCGATTTGTCTAGTTGCGGCACTGCCTTCTGATGCTGAAAACCTCTATACAGTGCTGTCAGCCAAAACCCTCAATCCGCAAATTCGAGCGATCGCCAGAGCTAGTACGAGAGAGGCATTACAAAAGCTGCAAAGGGCGGGAGCTGATGCAGTTGTATCTCCCTATATCACGGGGGGTAAACGCATGGCAGCAGCGGCATTAAGACCCCAAGTATTAGATTTCGTCGATGGCATCCTCACGGGAGCAGACAGGGAACTGTATATGGAGGAATTTCGCCTCGATCCAGTAGTGTGTCCCTGCATCGGTCAAACTTTGAGAGAAGCAAAACTGCGATCGCAAACTGGAGCGCTAATTTTAGCAATCCGCCGCGTCGATGGAACTCTAATTGGTGGTCCCACGGCAGACACTACGTTAATGGCAGGTGATTTATTGATTTGTATGGGAACGGCAGAGCAATTGCGTCAGCTCAACCAAATTTTGGGACCAATTCGCCCCCAGCAGCTCCCGCGTCCGCCCAAGCATTAA
- a CDS encoding hybrid sensor histidine kinase/response regulator encodes MSANSKLVSGALLRGAWCVRRDINLSSSTSDSPVRAGFEPRFIASSVKLALNPPLRLPAPCSLLPTPYSLFCMAIDSDIRDQAYQFFIQEAPELLQLIEEELLTLRTERSTAKVHNMMRAAHSIKGGAASVGLDTIKTLAHSLEDIFKGLHNPELDINAEVEGLLLEAYDCLRLPLIEQIENGQCDNEQAMATAEPVFARIESSIGNFLKGAAELPSSVDLGVDIALSIFEVDVAQGIERLSAVITDPTGKEIAGELRAQAEVFAGIAELLNLPGFGAIASTAIAASEAHPEQALQIAQLALADFEAGRQAVMAGDRTSGGNLSPALAALVEAAAPAVFNMPVDDVFGALAEVDLASMPLPVIPESSVEDIFGTLDAIGDLTAVPTAQTSLENVFGTLVETDVPVTPLATPATTPETTALPSLDDIFGSIGQDSAIVDASPNAAPQADRTSIPSLDDIFGDLKLAEEPAAPAVVAASEQKAANRIDRESPSDAIQSVEQIFGNLPPLEDLALPTGRSTSIVPTTPKLPTVAEKSTAIAPSNPAPLKISGAARQAPETSKAGNKAATPQLSQLSVRVDLERLERMNNLVGELAINRNSLALQNDQMQAIIVALLRRFAKFRQIAHNLRDFADQMLVAPQSYRALTSSTVGKSNSENVTAIAPTGLAAFGQTSFDSLEMDNYGELHSLVQTTLEEIMQLEETVGDVVLLAGQSSQTLERQRQMLGHLRDDLMWARMLPLSEVLNRFPRMLRDLSNSYNKPVELKLNGTGVLVDRAVLEKLNDPLVHLVRNAFDHGIEMPEDRQQRGKPEQGTIEIRAYHQGSQTMIEVRDDGRGVNLDRIRAKGIDMGLLTPEQAAVAEPSRLLELLFEPGFSTASQVSQLSGRGVGLDVVRDQLRSLKGSVTLNSEPGRGTAFTLRIPLTLSIAKLLVCFVGSTALALPSDSIAEILIPQPDQVRVSSGKRFLHWQGHIVPAYHLSQLLQYSCPLPETQQNQSLATVPTPDDWAAPILLLEQDDQLIAIEVDRLVTEQELVIKPFSPAIAPPIYIYGCTILGNGCLIPVVDVSGLLQSFFGDGRRVGDVGALPSLPVAELSDDSSSTPSAPPVKTVTPTVLVVDDSITVRQTLALTLQKADYRVLQARDGREAINQLQQNLHIIQLVISDVEMPNMNGFEFLSHRRQDPQLSKIPVVMLTSRSSEKHQQLAKHLGAKHYFTKPYIEQEFLAAVKELLAEGVAH; translated from the coding sequence GTGTCAGCCAATTCAAAGTTAGTTAGTGGTGCGCTCTTGCGTGGTGCGTGGTGCGTGAGAAGAGATATCAATTTATCTTCCTCAACTTCCGACTCCCCAGTACGGGCGGGTTTTGAACCAAGATTTATTGCCTCATCCGTCAAGCTTGCGCTAAACCCGCCCCTACGACTCCCTGCTCCCTGCTCCCTACTCCCTACTCCCTACTCCCTATTCTGTATGGCGATCGACTCTGATATTCGCGACCAGGCTTATCAATTCTTCATTCAAGAAGCTCCAGAGCTATTGCAGCTCATTGAAGAGGAATTGCTGACGCTCAGAACGGAACGCAGCACCGCCAAAGTCCATAACATGATGCGGGCTGCTCACTCAATTAAGGGAGGAGCGGCGAGTGTTGGTTTAGACACGATTAAAACCCTAGCTCATAGCCTAGAAGATATCTTTAAAGGGTTGCACAACCCAGAGTTAGATATTAATGCCGAAGTAGAAGGCTTGCTGTTAGAAGCTTATGACTGTCTGCGCCTGCCATTAATCGAGCAGATTGAGAACGGTCAGTGCGACAACGAGCAGGCAATGGCAACAGCAGAACCAGTGTTTGCCCGGATCGAATCTAGTATAGGAAATTTCTTGAAAGGAGCGGCGGAGTTACCTAGCTCTGTCGATCTAGGGGTAGATATTGCACTCTCGATTTTTGAGGTGGATGTTGCTCAGGGAATCGAGCGACTCTCGGCTGTCATTACCGATCCTACAGGTAAAGAAATTGCGGGAGAATTGCGAGCGCAAGCAGAAGTATTTGCAGGTATTGCCGAGTTGTTAAACCTGCCAGGATTCGGAGCGATCGCCTCTACTGCAATCGCCGCGAGCGAAGCTCATCCAGAGCAAGCTTTACAGATCGCTCAACTCGCTCTAGCTGACTTTGAGGCAGGTAGACAAGCAGTCATGGCAGGCGATCGCACATCTGGTGGCAATCTCTCCCCAGCTTTAGCAGCACTGGTAGAGGCAGCCGCTCCAGCCGTTTTCAACATGCCTGTAGACGATGTTTTTGGCGCTTTGGCGGAGGTAGACTTAGCATCTATGCCATTGCCAGTAATTCCTGAATCATCGGTTGAAGACATATTTGGCACATTAGATGCCATAGGAGATTTGACAGCAGTTCCAACTGCACAAACATCTTTAGAGAATGTATTTGGTACGTTAGTAGAAACTGATGTCCCCGTAACACCGCTCGCTACCCCTGCTACTACGCCCGAAACTACTGCGCTTCCCAGTCTAGACGATATTTTCGGTAGCATCGGTCAAGACAGCGCGATCGTAGATGCATCGCCAAATGCTGCACCTCAAGCAGATCGTACCTCTATTCCATCTCTAGATGATATTTTTGGTGACTTGAAATTAGCAGAAGAGCCAGCTGCGCCTGCTGTCGTTGCTGCTTCTGAGCAAAAAGCCGCGAATCGCATCGATCGGGAAAGTCCGTCAGACGCAATTCAATCTGTCGAACAGATATTTGGTAATCTACCACCACTAGAGGATCTCGCTCTACCCACTGGGCGATCGACTTCTATAGTACCAACCACACCCAAGTTACCGACAGTTGCAGAAAAAAGTACCGCGATTGCTCCCAGCAATCCAGCTCCGCTTAAAATTTCTGGGGCAGCACGCCAAGCACCAGAAACAAGCAAAGCTGGTAATAAGGCTGCTACTCCTCAACTATCTCAGCTTTCAGTGCGCGTTGACTTAGAGCGACTGGAACGGATGAATAATTTAGTTGGTGAATTGGCAATTAACCGCAACAGTCTCGCACTGCAAAACGATCAAATGCAAGCAATTATCGTTGCTTTACTGCGACGTTTTGCTAAATTCAGACAAATCGCTCATAACTTGCGAGATTTTGCCGACCAGATGTTAGTCGCTCCTCAGAGCTACAGAGCGTTAACCAGTAGTACTGTAGGAAAATCTAATTCTGAAAATGTCACTGCGATCGCACCTACAGGACTTGCCGCATTCGGTCAAACGAGCTTTGATTCTTTGGAGATGGATAACTATGGCGAGCTACACTCCCTGGTACAAACCACTCTAGAAGAAATCATGCAGTTAGAAGAAACTGTAGGTGACGTGGTGTTACTGGCAGGACAATCTAGTCAAACGCTAGAAAGACAACGCCAAATGCTGGGTCATTTACGCGATGACTTGATGTGGGCGAGGATGTTGCCTTTGAGTGAAGTTCTCAACCGTTTCCCACGCATGTTGCGCGACTTATCGAATTCGTACAACAAACCAGTAGAACTTAAGTTAAATGGAACGGGGGTTTTAGTAGACCGAGCCGTGCTGGAAAAACTCAACGATCCGTTAGTACACCTAGTTCGCAATGCTTTCGATCACGGGATCGAAATGCCAGAGGATCGACAGCAGCGGGGCAAACCAGAGCAAGGGACGATTGAAATTCGTGCCTATCACCAAGGTAGCCAGACCATGATTGAAGTGCGAGATGATGGACGGGGTGTTAACCTAGACCGGATTCGAGCAAAAGGTATAGACATGGGGTTATTAACTCCAGAACAAGCCGCCGTTGCGGAGCCATCGCGGTTGTTAGAATTGCTATTTGAACCAGGATTTTCTACGGCAAGTCAAGTCAGCCAGCTGTCCGGTCGAGGTGTAGGACTGGATGTGGTGCGCGACCAATTGCGATCGCTTAAAGGTAGCGTGACGCTGAACTCCGAACCAGGGCGCGGCACTGCCTTTACCTTACGAATTCCATTGACATTATCGATCGCCAAACTACTCGTTTGCTTTGTCGGCTCCACTGCTCTGGCTTTACCCTCAGACAGTATTGCTGAAATTTTAATTCCCCAACCCGATCAGGTGAGAGTCAGTAGTGGCAAGAGATTTTTGCATTGGCAGGGTCATATCGTTCCTGCCTATCACCTATCCCAACTACTTCAATATTCTTGTCCGTTACCGGAGACTCAGCAAAATCAGAGTTTGGCAACTGTGCCTACCCCTGATGACTGGGCAGCACCGATTCTGTTGTTAGAACAAGACGACCAGCTGATTGCTATTGAAGTCGATCGCTTGGTTACAGAGCAAGAACTCGTCATTAAACCTTTCAGTCCTGCGATCGCGCCACCAATATATATTTATGGCTGTACGATTTTAGGTAACGGTTGTTTGATCCCAGTCGTTGACGTATCTGGGCTGTTGCAATCCTTCTTTGGCGACGGACGGCGCGTCGGTGATGTTGGCGCTCTACCCAGCTTGCCTGTTGCGGAACTGTCAGATGATAGTAGTTCTACTCCATCAGCTCCCCCAGTTAAAACCGTGACTCCAACTGTGCTGGTGGTAGATGACTCAATTACCGTAAGGCAGACTTTGGCACTGACTCTACAAAAAGCTGACTATCGCGTTTTACAAGCTAGAGACGGTCGGGAGGCAATCAACCAACTACAACAAAATCTACACATTATCCAACTTGTAATTTCCGACGTGGAAATGCCAAACATGAATGGCTTTGAGTTCCTCAGCCATCGCAGGCAAGACCCGCAACTCTCAAAAATTCCTGTGGTAATGCTCACGTCCCGTAGTAGCGAGAAGCACCAACAGCTAGCTAAACACTTAGGTGCTAAACACTACTTCACCAAACCTTACATCGAGCAAGAATTCCTAGCAGCCGTTAAAGAACTCTTGGCAGAAGGTGTTGCTCATTAG
- the cbiT gene encoding precorrin-6Y C5,15-methyltransferase subunit CbiT — MPSQLWPYITPGIPDDLFERLPGIPLSKREIRLLLISQLRLQPNSLVWDIGAGTGTIPVEIGLLCPKAQIIAVERDDEVASLIRRNCDRFNVKNVEVVEASAPECLPNLPQAPHRVCIEGGRPIKDILKAVWQYLPLQGRVVTTAGNLESLYAISQGLAELHARNIDVVQSSVNRLEQKGNQQIFAAVDPIFILSGEKLD, encoded by the coding sequence ATGCCTTCCCAACTCTGGCCCTATATTACACCAGGTATCCCTGACGATTTATTCGAGCGCTTGCCAGGAATTCCCTTGAGTAAGCGGGAAATTCGGTTATTGCTGATTTCTCAACTGCGGTTACAACCAAACTCCTTGGTGTGGGATATTGGCGCAGGAACAGGGACAATTCCGGTTGAAATTGGCTTGTTGTGTCCGAAAGCCCAGATTATTGCTGTTGAGCGAGATGACGAAGTTGCTAGCTTGATCCGTCGCAACTGCGATCGCTTTAATGTGAAAAATGTTGAAGTCGTAGAAGCTAGCGCCCCAGAATGCTTACCCAATTTACCTCAAGCTCCGCACCGAGTTTGTATTGAAGGTGGTCGTCCTATCAAAGATATTCTCAAAGCTGTTTGGCAATATCTGCCGCTACAAGGTAGAGTCGTTACCACGGCTGGTAATTTGGAAAGTTTATATGCTATTTCTCAAGGTTTAGCTGAGTTACATGCTAGAAATATCGATGTCGTCCAATCATCTGTCAATCGCTTAGAGCAAAAAGGTAATCAGCAAATCTTTGCTGCTGTCGATCCTATTTTTATTTTGAGTGGAGAAAAGCTAGACTAA
- a CDS encoding M3 family metallopeptidase: MSAIATVDNPLLKGQGLPPFADIQPEHVVPAMTQLLAELESELANLEANVTPTWSGLVEPIDRLSERLRWSWGIVGHLMGVKNSPELRTAYETVQPQVVEFYNKFSQSQPLYEAFKALRASEVWDTLVDAQKRIVEAAIRDAELSGVGLAGEQRDRFNAIQLELAELTTKFSNNVLDATKAFSLTLTSPDEVEGLPPSWLSLAAQAARAAGEEKATPEHGPWRVTLDFPSYLPFMQHGKRRDLREKLYRAFISRASSGDLDNTPLIEKILQLRREKANLLGFNSYAELSLASKMAPSVEAVETLSEELRRASYDAAKQDLENLRTFAASKGAPEGSNLQHWDIAFWAERQREEKFAFSAEELRPYFPLPQVLDGLFTLVNKLFGVTVTAADGQAPVWHEDVKYFQIADETGAAIAYFYLDPYSRPAEKRGGAWMDDCIGRAKMTTHEGTVATRKPVAYLVCNQTPPVDGKPSLMTFNEVETLFHEFGHGLQHMLTKVDDAGAAGINNVEWDAVELPSQFMENWCYHRETLMGMAKHYETGETLPEHYYQKLIAARNYMSGSAMLRQLHFGLVDIELHHRYQPGGTETASDVRQRIAKTTTVLPPLPEDAFLCSFGHIFAGGYAAGYYSYKWAEVLSADAFGAFEEAGLDNPQALTETGKRFRNTVLALGGSQHPMDVFKSFRGREPSTEPLLRHSGLAA; the protein is encoded by the coding sequence ATGAGTGCGATCGCTACAGTTGACAATCCTTTATTAAAAGGTCAGGGATTGCCACCATTTGCAGATATTCAGCCAGAGCATGTAGTTCCAGCCATGACACAACTGCTGGCGGAACTAGAATCAGAACTAGCGAATTTAGAAGCAAACGTTACGCCAACCTGGAGTGGGTTGGTAGAACCCATAGATCGCTTGTCAGAGCGCTTGCGCTGGAGTTGGGGTATTGTCGGGCATTTGATGGGCGTAAAGAATAGCCCCGAATTGCGGACAGCTTACGAAACCGTACAGCCGCAAGTTGTAGAGTTTTACAATAAATTTAGTCAGAGTCAGCCGCTTTACGAAGCTTTTAAGGCGCTGCGAGCCAGCGAAGTCTGGGATACCTTAGTAGATGCCCAAAAACGGATTGTAGAAGCAGCAATTCGAGATGCTGAGCTATCGGGCGTAGGTTTAGCAGGAGAGCAACGCGATCGCTTTAATGCGATTCAATTAGAGTTAGCCGAACTTACCACCAAGTTTTCTAACAACGTTTTGGATGCAACCAAAGCTTTCAGCCTGACGCTGACATCACCAGATGAAGTAGAAGGCTTACCTCCTAGTTGGTTGAGTCTAGCAGCTCAAGCTGCCCGTGCCGCAGGAGAAGAAAAGGCAACACCGGAACACGGTCCTTGGCGCGTGACGTTGGATTTTCCCAGTTACTTGCCTTTCATGCAGCATGGCAAACGTCGGGATTTGCGAGAGAAACTATATAGAGCATTTATCAGCCGCGCTTCCTCTGGGGATTTAGATAATACTCCATTAATTGAAAAGATTTTACAACTACGACGCGAAAAAGCCAATTTGCTTGGGTTTAATAGCTACGCAGAATTAAGTCTAGCCAGTAAAATGGCTCCCAGCGTCGAGGCAGTAGAGACTTTATCAGAAGAATTGCGACGCGCTAGTTACGATGCTGCAAAGCAAGATTTAGAAAACTTGAGAACTTTTGCTGCCTCTAAGGGAGCGCCAGAAGGCAGCAACTTGCAGCATTGGGATATTGCATTTTGGGCAGAACGCCAACGAGAAGAAAAATTTGCTTTTAGTGCAGAGGAATTGCGTCCCTACTTCCCCTTACCCCAAGTCTTAGACGGATTATTTACTCTAGTCAACAAGCTATTTGGGGTGACTGTGACTGCTGCTGACGGTCAAGCTCCAGTTTGGCATGAAGATGTGAAATATTTTCAAATAGCCGATGAAACAGGAGCAGCAATTGCCTATTTCTATTTAGATCCATACAGCCGTCCGGCGGAAAAGCGAGGCGGTGCGTGGATGGATGATTGTATTGGTCGGGCAAAAATGACAACTCACGAGGGTACAGTTGCCACCCGTAAACCCGTAGCTTATTTAGTATGCAACCAAACTCCTCCAGTCGATGGCAAGCCCAGCTTGATGACTTTCAATGAAGTAGAGACTTTATTCCACGAGTTCGGTCACGGGCTGCAACACATGTTGACTAAAGTAGACGATGCAGGGGCAGCTGGGATTAATAACGTCGAATGGGATGCAGTTGAGCTACCTAGCCAATTTATGGAAAACTGGTGCTACCATCGAGAAACCTTGATGGGAATGGCGAAGCATTACGAAACTGGCGAGACTTTGCCAGAGCATTACTATCAAAAACTCATTGCTGCCCGCAATTATATGAGTGGTAGTGCAATGCTGCGACAGTTACACTTCGGTTTAGTGGATATCGAACTGCACCATCGCTATCAGCCCGGTGGTACGGAGACAGCCAGTGACGTACGCCAGCGCATCGCCAAGACGACAACCGTATTACCACCATTACCAGAAGATGCCTTTTTGTGTTCTTTTGGACATATTTTTGCTGGCGGATACGCTGCGGGATACTACAGCTACAAATGGGCAGAAGTCCTGAGTGCTGATGCCTTCGGTGCATTTGAAGAAGCTGGATTAGATAATCCCCAGGCACTGACTGAGACTGGGAAACGATTTCGCAATACCGTGCTGGCTTTGGGTGGTAGCCAACATCCAATGGATGTGTTTAAATCCTTCCGAGGTCGAGAGCCGAGTACAGAGCCTTTGTTAAGGCATAGTGGTTTGGCTGCTTAA